The proteins below are encoded in one region of Streptomyces marianii:
- a CDS encoding carbonic anhydrase, whose amino-acid sequence MRTVTPAPSASTVPRPTPTTPAAALAMLMEGNERWVEGGLQHPDRDPSRRQFVAQKQEPFGAILSCIDSRVPPELIFDTGLGDLYVMRTGGEAIGPVVTGSVEYGPMTSGTPLVMVLGHQRCGAVEAAYKSIRDGEPLPGNLEAIVDALRPAYEQAVREGGPDPVETMARAQATLTAETLRSNEDLAPLVQEGALAVVGAYYLLDTGKVEVLSGSPS is encoded by the coding sequence ATGCGTACCGTCACACCGGCGCCCAGCGCCTCGACCGTGCCGCGGCCGACGCCGACCACGCCCGCCGCGGCATTGGCGATGTTGATGGAAGGCAACGAGCGCTGGGTGGAAGGAGGGCTTCAGCACCCCGACCGGGATCCGAGCCGGCGTCAGTTCGTGGCCCAGAAGCAGGAGCCCTTCGGGGCGATTCTCTCCTGCATCGACTCCCGGGTGCCGCCTGAACTCATCTTCGACACCGGCCTGGGCGACCTCTACGTGATGCGTACGGGCGGGGAGGCGATCGGTCCCGTGGTCACCGGTTCCGTCGAGTACGGACCCATGACGAGTGGCACCCCACTCGTCATGGTCCTCGGTCACCAACGTTGTGGGGCTGTCGAGGCGGCGTACAAGTCCATCCGCGACGGCGAACCACTGCCCGGCAACCTGGAGGCGATCGTCGATGCTCTGCGGCCCGCATACGAGCAGGCGGTCCGGGAGGGCGGCCCCGACCCAGTGGAGACCATGGCCCGCGCCCAGGCCACACTGACAGCGGAGACTCTGCGCTCCAACGAGGACCTCGCCCCACTCGTGCAGGAGGGCGCCCTCGCCGTGGTAGGTGCCTACTACCTGCTCGACACGGGCAAGGTGGAAGTCCTGTCCGGCTCGCCCTCCTGA